From the Pseudodesulfovibrio alkaliphilus genome, one window contains:
- a CDS encoding PaaI family thioesterase, which translates to MTRKYLEKVCCPDQRVNPLFTFLGIEVEALMPERAMLRLRARPELVQGAGMVAGGILATLLDEAMAHAVLAGNAPREKTTTVDMNVSYLRPVEEGAVLECEARVVRRGKRVVFAEAVLRDLGSDEAEAGKGGPARESARATATFLLV; encoded by the coding sequence ATGACCCGCAAGTATCTGGAAAAAGTCTGTTGCCCGGACCAGCGGGTGAACCCGCTTTTCACTTTTCTCGGCATCGAGGTCGAGGCCCTGATGCCTGAGCGGGCCATGCTGCGCCTTCGCGCCAGGCCAGAGCTGGTCCAGGGGGCAGGGATGGTCGCCGGGGGCATCCTGGCCACCCTCCTCGACGAGGCCATGGCCCACGCCGTGCTGGCTGGCAACGCCCCGCGGGAGAAGACCACCACAGTGGACATGAACGTCAGCTACCTGCGCCCTGTGGAGGAGGGGGCCGTGCTCGAATGCGAGGCCCGTGTGGTCAGGCGCGGCAAGCGGGTCGTCTTTGCCGAGGCCGTGCTCCGGGATCTGGGCTCCGACGAGGCCGAAGCTGGCAAGGGCGGTCCGGCTCGGGAGTCGGCCAGGGCCACGGCCACCTTCCTCCTGGTTTGA
- a CDS encoding thioredoxin family protein, protein MTDTARILVCPGCGARNRVQAGREAQATCGKCRAAVFEPKPLELVAATFERQIAGSHAPLLVDFYSPTCGPCLMMVPQFEEAARALHPDVRLAKIDTSAEIEVATRFAIRAVPTLVLFRHGREIARQPGAMNARDIEAWVRSHL, encoded by the coding sequence ATGACCGACACTGCCCGAATCCTCGTCTGCCCCGGCTGCGGGGCGCGCAATCGCGTCCAGGCCGGGCGCGAGGCCCAGGCCACCTGCGGCAAATGCAGGGCTGCCGTCTTCGAACCGAAGCCGCTGGAGCTCGTGGCAGCCACTTTTGAGCGCCAGATTGCCGGGAGCCACGCGCCCCTGCTCGTGGACTTCTATTCCCCCACCTGCGGCCCCTGCCTGATGATGGTCCCCCAGTTCGAGGAAGCGGCCAGGGCCCTGCACCCGGACGTGCGCCTGGCCAAGATCGACACCTCGGCCGAGATCGAGGTGGCCACCCGCTTCGCCATCAGGGCCGTGCCCACACTGGTTCTCTTTCGCCACGGCCGCGAGATCGCCCGCCAGCCCGGCGCCATGAACGCCCGCGACATCGAGGCATGGGTTCGCAGCCACCTGTGA
- a CDS encoding sugar phosphate isomerase/epimerase family protein — MSAPADPGPVILLSAGCLFHLPLKRIAQIGRDAGFAGMELIMNSPRLTPEAGLERISEVLPVRSLHAPFRDWAAWGGHLASWKATTALANALPHADHITMHPPGSRLANMIQNRWFEKACDLPLLLDAKGRIRFSLENMPWPEGSPFSRDPLEKLLEQCRDKNVGLTFDVCHMGVSGRNVLDSIAKVPLEMLYNVHFSDARGYTEHLAPGKGCLPLAEFLRHLGGRGYSRYVTLELEPAAFPDDIDGTIAQLDRLRRDMEGWLTTDTERS, encoded by the coding sequence ATGAGCGCCCCAGCCGACCCCGGCCCCGTCATCCTGCTCTCGGCAGGCTGTCTATTCCACCTGCCCCTCAAGCGCATCGCGCAGATCGGGCGGGACGCGGGTTTCGCGGGCATGGAACTGATCATGAACTCGCCCAGGCTGACGCCCGAAGCGGGCCTGGAGCGCATCAGCGAGGTACTCCCCGTCAGGAGCCTGCACGCGCCCTTTCGCGACTGGGCCGCCTGGGGCGGGCATCTCGCCTCCTGGAAGGCGACCACGGCCCTGGCCAACGCCCTGCCCCACGCCGACCACATCACCATGCACCCGCCGGGCTCCCGGCTGGCCAACATGATCCAGAACCGCTGGTTCGAGAAGGCGTGCGACCTGCCTCTGCTCCTGGACGCCAAAGGGCGCATCCGGTTTTCCCTTGAAAACATGCCCTGGCCCGAGGGCTCGCCCTTTTCGCGCGATCCGCTGGAAAAGCTCCTGGAACAGTGTCGAGACAAGAACGTGGGCCTGACCTTTGATGTTTGCCACATGGGTGTTTCCGGGCGCAACGTCCTTGATTCCATCGCCAAGGTGCCGTTGGAGATGCTCTACAACGTCCATTTTTCCGATGCCAGGGGCTACACCGAACATCTGGCTCCGGGCAAGGGGTGCCTGCCTCTGGCCGAGTTCCTGCGCCATCTTGGCGGCCGGGGCTATTCGCGCTATGTAACTCTCGAACTCGAACCCGCGGCCTTCCCCGACGACATCGACGGCACCATCGCCCAGCTTGATCGGCTGCGCCGGGACATGGAGGGCTGGCTGACCACCGACACGGAGCGATCATGA